Proteins found in one Hippopotamus amphibius kiboko isolate mHipAmp2 chromosome 12, mHipAmp2.hap2, whole genome shotgun sequence genomic segment:
- the RNF41 gene encoding E3 ubiquitin-protein ligase NRDP1, with protein MGYDVTRFQGDVDEDLICPICSGVLEEPVQAPHCEHAFCNACITQWFSQQQTCPVDRSVVTVAHLRPVPRIMRNMLSKLQIACDNAVFGCSAVVRLDNLMSHLSDCEHNPKRPVTCEQGCGLEMPKDELPNHNCIKHLRSVVQQQQTRIAELEKTSAEHKHQLAEQKRDIQLLKAYMRAIRSVNPNLQNLEETIEYNEILEWVNSLQPARVTRWGGMISTPDAVLQAVIKRSLVESGCPASIVNELIENAHERSWPQGLATLETRQMNRRYYENYVAKRIPGKQAVVVMACENQHMGDDMVQEPGLVMIFAHGVEEI; from the exons ATGGGGTATGATGTAACCCGTTTCCAGGGGGATGTTGACGAAGACCTCATCTGTCCCATTTGCAGTGGAGTCTTGGAGGAGCCAGTCCAG GCGCCTCACTGCGAGCATGCTTTCTGCAACGCCTGCATCACCCAGTGGTTCTCCCAGCAGCAGACGTGTCCGGTGGACCGGAGCGTTGTGACTGTCGCCCACCTGCGCCCAGTGCCTCGGATCATGCGGAACATGTTGTCGAAGCTGCAGATTGCCTGCGACAACGCTGTGTTTGGCTGCAGTGCTGTTGTCCGGCTTGACAACCTCATGTCTCACCTCAGCGACTGCGAGCACAACCCAAAGCGGCCCGTGACCTGTGAGCAGGGCTGCGG CCTGGAGATGCCCAAAGATGAACTGCCAAACCACAACTGCATTAAGCACCTGCGCTCAGTGGTACAGCAGCAGCAGACACGAATTGCAGAGCTGGAAAAGACCTCAGCGGAACACAAACACCAGCTGGCGGAGCAG AAGCGAGACATCCAGCTGCTCAAGGCATACATGCGTGCTATTCGAAGTGTCAACCCCAACCTCCAGAACCTGGAGGAGACAATTGAGTACAACGAGATCCTAGA GTGGGTGAACTCTCTGCAGCCGGCACGGGTGACCCGCTGGGGAGGGATGATCTCCACTCCAGATGCTGTCCTCCAGGCTGTAATCAAGCGCTCCCTGGTGGAGAGTGGCTGTCCTGCGTCTATTGTCAACGAGCTGATCGAAAACGCCCACGAGCGTAGCTGGCCCCAGGGTCTGGCCACACTAGAGACACGACAGATGAACCGGCGTTACTATGAGAACTACGTGGCTAAGCGCATCCCCGGCAAGCAGGCTGTTGTCGTGATGGCCTGTGAGAACCAGCACATGGGTGATGACATGGTGCAGGAGCCAGGGCTTGTCATGATATTCGCACATGGCGTGGAGGAGATATAG